From one Neovison vison isolate M4711 chromosome 1, ASM_NN_V1, whole genome shotgun sequence genomic stretch:
- the LOC122900544 gene encoding 60S ribosomal protein L39: MSSHKTFRIKRFLAKKQKQNRPIPQWIRMKTGNKIRYNSKRRHWRRTKLGL; encoded by the coding sequence ATGTCTTCTCACAAGACTTTCAGGATCAAGCGATTCCtggccaagaaacaaaagcagaatcgtCCCATTCCCCAGTGGATTCGGATGAAAACTGGTAATAAAATCAGGTACAACTCCAAGAGGAGGCACTGGAGGAGAACCAAGCTGGGTCTCTAA